One genomic window of Saccopteryx bilineata isolate mSacBil1 chromosome 4, mSacBil1_pri_phased_curated, whole genome shotgun sequence includes the following:
- the HBZ gene encoding hemoglobin subunit zeta, with translation MSLTKSERAIITSMWGKIASQADAIGTETLERLFTSYPQTKTYFPHFDLHPGSAHLRAHGSKVVAAVGEAAKNIDNVAGALSKLSELHAYILRVDPVNFKLLSHCLLVTVASHFPADFTADAHAAWDKFLSVVSSVLTEKYR, from the exons ATGTCTCTGACCAAGAGCGAGAGGGCCATTATCACGTCCATGTGGGGCAAGATTGCCTCACAGGCAGATGCCATTGGAACCGAAACCCTGGAGAG GCTCTTCACCAGCTACCCCCAGACCAAGACTTACTTCCCACACTTCGACCTGCACCCCGGCTCTGCGCACCTGCGCGCACACGGCTCCAAGGTGGTAGCCGCCGTGGGCGAGGCGGCCAAGAACATCGACAATGTCGCCGGTGCCCTGTCCAAGCTGAGCGAGCTGCACGCCTACATTCTGCGCGTGGACCCGGTCAACTTCAAG cTCCTGTCCCACTGTCTGCTGGTCACAGTGGCCTCGCACTTCCCGGCGGACTTCACCGCTGACGCCCACGCCGCCTGGGACAAGTTCCTGTCTGTGGTGTCCAGCGTCCTGACCGAGAAGTACCGCTGA